The Eretmochelys imbricata isolate rEreImb1 chromosome 19, rEreImb1.hap1, whole genome shotgun sequence genome contains a region encoding:
- the LOC144277392 gene encoding uncharacterized protein LOC144277392, whose translation MQSSSAEVDMMESQSRKRAPAWTEQEGMKDRGHNRDPKQCRVKLKELRQAYQKTREANGRSGSEPQTCRFYDELHAILGGSATTTPAVLFDSFNGDGGNTEAGFGDEEDNDDDEVVDSSQQASGETGFSDSQELFLTLDLEPVPPEPTQGCFLDPAGGEGTSAACVSMITGSSPSQRLVKIRKKKKRTQDEMFSELMLSSRTDRAQTNAWRQIMSECRKAQNDREERWRAEESKWRAEDRAEAQMWRQRDERRQDSMLRLLEDQTSMLQCMVELQQRQLEHRLPLQPLCNQPPSSPSSIASTPRRPRTQWGGHRPTSHSATEDYPKNRRLAFNKF comes from the exons atgcagagctcatcagcagaggtggacatgatggagtcccagagtcgcaaaagagctccagcatggactgaacaggag ggcatgaaggacagaggccataacagggacccgaagcagtgccgcgtgaaacttaaggagctgaggcaagcctaccagaaaaccagagaggcgaacggccgctccgggtcagagccccaaacatgccgcttctatgatgagctgcatgccattttagggggttcagccaccactaccccagccgtgttatttgactccttcaatggagatggaggcaacacggaagcaggttttggggacgaagaagataatgatgatgatgaggttgtagatagctcacagcaagcaagcggagaaaccggtttttccgacagccaggaactgtttctcaccttggacctggagccagtaccccctgaacccacccaaggctgcttcctggacccagcaggcggagaagggacctccg ctgcatgtgtttcaatgatcacaggatcttctccttcccagaggctagtgaagattagaaagaaaaaaaaacgcactcaagatgaaatgttctccgagctcatgctgtcctcccgcactgacagagcacagacgaatgcatggaggcaaataatgtcagagtgcaggaaagcacaaaatgaccgggaggagaggtggcgggctgaagagagtaagtggcgggctgaagacagggctgaagctcaaatgtggcggcagcgtgatgagaggaggcaggattcaatgctgaggctgctggaggaccaaaccagtatgctccagtgtatggttgagctgcagcaaaggcagctggagcacagactgccactgcagcccctgtgtaaccaaccaccctcctccccaagttccatagcctccacacccagacgcccaagaacgcagtgggggggccaccggccaaccagccactccgccacagaggattacccaaaaaacagaaggctggcattcaataaattttaa